From the Cydia pomonella isolate Wapato2018A chromosome 11, ilCydPomo1, whole genome shotgun sequence genome, one window contains:
- the LOC133522503 gene encoding transcription factor mef2A-like isoform X1, whose product MKEENEELVVHSERYSLMEDQDWRTRGGSIWNHTQERAATRVKTSRCRATTCQLVQLVKFMEKHPELAVSHAKPFPGSDELWMELAAHINQFGPPKNYKQCKTTWRDLRKRAFAMQRSRNKKGTGRNLYGMAPKIVSLITQAGMAPKYKKEDEEGGASSSRPETPPPVREPLPEPVPGPAADDVNLDKTKGEQLVIRVTDNMNSKRNVFNTFTINDGHFENIIVKEERLEGGYQPEEQEMEPTEAEVDEPHDQEEMFPQPEAILGGMDEVMEEKNSVIRDLNDTLRKFLAEYKTRNALMRERIDLERARLQFDMEVYRSRQMEKRVIAVNTANAANVMNTASAANVINANAANVMNAASTANIMKANTAVTTNAKNVGNVSNVNTITVGNAGNVKNANVVTVNAANAGNTAKATKSHKVVSAGNTSNVITVTATSSNAANTSKANPMITVNPTNTANTGNANNNRPSNPVMTLNPFKAGKSGNAGISVEIKNTSIENASNVVANSPNASHVKNLVNANIESAAKIVDDVNTKTEDAMDET is encoded by the exons GACTTCCAGATGTCGCGCCACGACCTGCCAGCTGGTGCAGCTGGTGAAGTTCATGGAAAAGCACCCGGAGCTGGCTGTGTCACACGCCAAACCGTTTCCTGGCAGTGATGAGTTGTGGATGGAACTCGCCGCGCATATCAACCAGTTTGGGCCGCCGAAGAACTACAAGCAGTGTAAGACA ACATGGCGAGACCTCCGAAAGCGCGCGTTCGCCATGCAACGCAGCCGCAACAAGAAAGGCACTGGACGCAATCTGTACGGGATGGCGCCCAAAATCGTGAGCCTTATAACACAGGCCGGCATGGCGCCTAAGTATAAGAAGGAGGACGAGGAAG GTGGCGCCAGCTCCTCAAGACCGGAGACTCCACCGCCAGTACGAGAACCTTTACCAGAACCAGTACCAGGACCAGCTGCAGATGATGTCAATCTTGACAAGACTAAAGGG GAACAACTTGTGATCAGGGTAACGGACAATATGAACTCTAAAAGGAACGTTTTCAACACATTCACAATCAATGATGGCCATTTTGAAAACATCATTGTCAAG gAGGAAAGGTTGGAAGGTGGATACCAGCCTGAAGAACAGGAGATGGAACCAACAGAAGCCGAGGTGGACGAGCCCCATGACCAGGAAGAGATGTTCCCGCAGCCTGAAGCCATCTTGGGGGGCATGGATGAGGTGATGGAGGAGAAGAATTCCGTTATCAGG gATCTCAATGACACACTGCGCAAGTTCCTAGCCGAATACAAAACACGTAACGCTTTAATGCGCGAGCGCATTGATCTAGAGCGAGCGCGTCTACAGTTTGACATGGAAGTATACAGGAGCCGACAAATGGAAAAACGTGTTATAGCAGTGAATACTGCTAATGCTGCTAATGTCATGAATACTGCGAGTGCCGCTAACGTTATTAATGCAAATGCAGCAAATGTCATGAATGCTGCAAGTACTGCAAATATCATGAAAGCTAATACAGCTGTAACTACCAATGCTAAAAATGTTGGAAACGTTAGCAATGTTAACACTATAACTGTTGGTAATGCTGGCAATGTGAAAAATGCTAATGTTGTAACAGTGAACGCGGCAAATGCTGGAAATACTGCAAAGGCAACTAAATCTCATAAAGTTGTAAGTGCTGGAAATACTTCTAATGTCATCACAGTTACCGCTACAAGTTCTAACGCAGCCAATACTAGTAAAGCTAATCCAATGATCACAGTAAACCCTACAAATACTGCCAACACTGGAAACGCTAATAATAATCGCCCTTCTAATCCTGTCATGACTCTGAATCCATTTAAAGCTGGAAAGTCTGGAAACGCCGGAATCTCTGTTGAAATTAAGAATACTAGCATTGAAAACGCTTCTAATGTTGTTGCGAATTCTCCAAATGCTTCACACGTGAAAAATCTCGTAAATGCTAATATAGAAAGTGCTGCTAAAATTGTTGATGATGTTAATACCAAAACAGAAGATGCTATGGATGAGACTTAG
- the LOC133522503 gene encoding transcription factor mef2A-like isoform X2, with amino-acid sequence MKEENEELVVHSERYSLMEDQDWRTRGGSIWNHTQERAATRVKCRATTCQLVQLVKFMEKHPELAVSHAKPFPGSDELWMELAAHINQFGPPKNYKQCKTTWRDLRKRAFAMQRSRNKKGTGRNLYGMAPKIVSLITQAGMAPKYKKEDEEGGASSSRPETPPPVREPLPEPVPGPAADDVNLDKTKGEQLVIRVTDNMNSKRNVFNTFTINDGHFENIIVKEERLEGGYQPEEQEMEPTEAEVDEPHDQEEMFPQPEAILGGMDEVMEEKNSVIRDLNDTLRKFLAEYKTRNALMRERIDLERARLQFDMEVYRSRQMEKRVIAVNTANAANVMNTASAANVINANAANVMNAASTANIMKANTAVTTNAKNVGNVSNVNTITVGNAGNVKNANVVTVNAANAGNTAKATKSHKVVSAGNTSNVITVTATSSNAANTSKANPMITVNPTNTANTGNANNNRPSNPVMTLNPFKAGKSGNAGISVEIKNTSIENASNVVANSPNASHVKNLVNANIESAAKIVDDVNTKTEDAMDET; translated from the exons ATGTCGCGCCACGACCTGCCAGCTGGTGCAGCTGGTGAAGTTCATGGAAAAGCACCCGGAGCTGGCTGTGTCACACGCCAAACCGTTTCCTGGCAGTGATGAGTTGTGGATGGAACTCGCCGCGCATATCAACCAGTTTGGGCCGCCGAAGAACTACAAGCAGTGTAAGACA ACATGGCGAGACCTCCGAAAGCGCGCGTTCGCCATGCAACGCAGCCGCAACAAGAAAGGCACTGGACGCAATCTGTACGGGATGGCGCCCAAAATCGTGAGCCTTATAACACAGGCCGGCATGGCGCCTAAGTATAAGAAGGAGGACGAGGAAG GTGGCGCCAGCTCCTCAAGACCGGAGACTCCACCGCCAGTACGAGAACCTTTACCAGAACCAGTACCAGGACCAGCTGCAGATGATGTCAATCTTGACAAGACTAAAGGG GAACAACTTGTGATCAGGGTAACGGACAATATGAACTCTAAAAGGAACGTTTTCAACACATTCACAATCAATGATGGCCATTTTGAAAACATCATTGTCAAG gAGGAAAGGTTGGAAGGTGGATACCAGCCTGAAGAACAGGAGATGGAACCAACAGAAGCCGAGGTGGACGAGCCCCATGACCAGGAAGAGATGTTCCCGCAGCCTGAAGCCATCTTGGGGGGCATGGATGAGGTGATGGAGGAGAAGAATTCCGTTATCAGG gATCTCAATGACACACTGCGCAAGTTCCTAGCCGAATACAAAACACGTAACGCTTTAATGCGCGAGCGCATTGATCTAGAGCGAGCGCGTCTACAGTTTGACATGGAAGTATACAGGAGCCGACAAATGGAAAAACGTGTTATAGCAGTGAATACTGCTAATGCTGCTAATGTCATGAATACTGCGAGTGCCGCTAACGTTATTAATGCAAATGCAGCAAATGTCATGAATGCTGCAAGTACTGCAAATATCATGAAAGCTAATACAGCTGTAACTACCAATGCTAAAAATGTTGGAAACGTTAGCAATGTTAACACTATAACTGTTGGTAATGCTGGCAATGTGAAAAATGCTAATGTTGTAACAGTGAACGCGGCAAATGCTGGAAATACTGCAAAGGCAACTAAATCTCATAAAGTTGTAAGTGCTGGAAATACTTCTAATGTCATCACAGTTACCGCTACAAGTTCTAACGCAGCCAATACTAGTAAAGCTAATCCAATGATCACAGTAAACCCTACAAATACTGCCAACACTGGAAACGCTAATAATAATCGCCCTTCTAATCCTGTCATGACTCTGAATCCATTTAAAGCTGGAAAGTCTGGAAACGCCGGAATCTCTGTTGAAATTAAGAATACTAGCATTGAAAACGCTTCTAATGTTGTTGCGAATTCTCCAAATGCTTCACACGTGAAAAATCTCGTAAATGCTAATATAGAAAGTGCTGCTAAAATTGTTGATGATGTTAATACCAAAACAGAAGATGCTATGGATGAGACTTAG
- the LOC133522503 gene encoding transcription factor mef2A-like isoform X4 translates to MPRTKRRSLDYRARKLAEKRRLESEEEREKRLAYQRAYSAYYRYTRGGASSSRPETPPPVREPLPEPVPGPAADDVNLDKTKGEQLVIRVTDNMNSKRNVFNTFTINDGHFENIIVKEERLEGGYQPEEQEMEPTEAEVDEPHDQEEMFPQPEAILGGMDEVMEEKNSVIRDLNDTLRKFLAEYKTRNALMRERIDLERARLQFDMEVYRSRQMEKRVIAVNTANAANVMNTASAANVINANAANVMNAASTANIMKANTAVTTNAKNVGNVSNVNTITVGNAGNVKNANVVTVNAANAGNTAKATKSHKVVSAGNTSNVITVTATSSNAANTSKANPMITVNPTNTANTGNANNNRPSNPVMTLNPFKAGKSGNAGISVEIKNTSIENASNVVANSPNASHVKNLVNANIESAAKIVDDVNTKTEDAMDET, encoded by the exons ATGCCTCGTACGAAGAGAAGGTCGTTAGACTATAGAGCGAGGAAATTAGCAGAGAAGAGAAGATTGGAGAGTGAGGAGGAACGCGAAAAGCGGTTAGCGTACCAGCGCGCCTACTCTGCCTACTACAGATATACTAGAG GTGGCGCCAGCTCCTCAAGACCGGAGACTCCACCGCCAGTACGAGAACCTTTACCAGAACCAGTACCAGGACCAGCTGCAGATGATGTCAATCTTGACAAGACTAAAGGG GAACAACTTGTGATCAGGGTAACGGACAATATGAACTCTAAAAGGAACGTTTTCAACACATTCACAATCAATGATGGCCATTTTGAAAACATCATTGTCAAG gAGGAAAGGTTGGAAGGTGGATACCAGCCTGAAGAACAGGAGATGGAACCAACAGAAGCCGAGGTGGACGAGCCCCATGACCAGGAAGAGATGTTCCCGCAGCCTGAAGCCATCTTGGGGGGCATGGATGAGGTGATGGAGGAGAAGAATTCCGTTATCAGG gATCTCAATGACACACTGCGCAAGTTCCTAGCCGAATACAAAACACGTAACGCTTTAATGCGCGAGCGCATTGATCTAGAGCGAGCGCGTCTACAGTTTGACATGGAAGTATACAGGAGCCGACAAATGGAAAAACGTGTTATAGCAGTGAATACTGCTAATGCTGCTAATGTCATGAATACTGCGAGTGCCGCTAACGTTATTAATGCAAATGCAGCAAATGTCATGAATGCTGCAAGTACTGCAAATATCATGAAAGCTAATACAGCTGTAACTACCAATGCTAAAAATGTTGGAAACGTTAGCAATGTTAACACTATAACTGTTGGTAATGCTGGCAATGTGAAAAATGCTAATGTTGTAACAGTGAACGCGGCAAATGCTGGAAATACTGCAAAGGCAACTAAATCTCATAAAGTTGTAAGTGCTGGAAATACTTCTAATGTCATCACAGTTACCGCTACAAGTTCTAACGCAGCCAATACTAGTAAAGCTAATCCAATGATCACAGTAAACCCTACAAATACTGCCAACACTGGAAACGCTAATAATAATCGCCCTTCTAATCCTGTCATGACTCTGAATCCATTTAAAGCTGGAAAGTCTGGAAACGCCGGAATCTCTGTTGAAATTAAGAATACTAGCATTGAAAACGCTTCTAATGTTGTTGCGAATTCTCCAAATGCTTCACACGTGAAAAATCTCGTAAATGCTAATATAGAAAGTGCTGCTAAAATTGTTGATGATGTTAATACCAAAACAGAAGATGCTATGGATGAGACTTAG
- the LOC133522503 gene encoding major centromere autoantigen B-like isoform X3 gives MSEQRVKRKKLTLTLKIKNEIINRIDAGETYSQLSREFNIGRSTIYDIYKNRHNIETAAKLPYKSERKTLRSAENPELEEKLYQWYLEERSLYAMTGSLIILKARTLHKEMTGRDDFMASTGWLDRFKKRRGIVLGGIQGGASSSRPETPPPVREPLPEPVPGPAADDVNLDKTKGEQLVIRVTDNMNSKRNVFNTFTINDGHFENIIVKEERLEGGYQPEEQEMEPTEAEVDEPHDQEEMFPQPEAILGGMDEVMEEKNSVIRDLNDTLRKFLAEYKTRNALMRERIDLERARLQFDMEVYRSRQMEKRVIAVNTANAANVMNTASAANVINANAANVMNAASTANIMKANTAVTTNAKNVGNVSNVNTITVGNAGNVKNANVVTVNAANAGNTAKATKSHKVVSAGNTSNVITVTATSSNAANTSKANPMITVNPTNTANTGNANNNRPSNPVMTLNPFKAGKSGNAGISVEIKNTSIENASNVVANSPNASHVKNLVNANIESAAKIVDDVNTKTEDAMDET, from the exons ATGTCAGAACAACGCGTAAAACGCAAGAAGCTTACCTTAACACTAAAAATCAAGAACGAAATCATAAACCGAATAGACGCCGGCGAAACCTACAGCCAACTCTCCCGAGAATTCAACATCGGCCGATCCACCATCTACGACATATACAAAAACCGTCACAACATTGAAACCGCCGCTAAGCTTCCATACAAATCAGAAAGAAAAACTTTAAGATCAGCCGAAAATCCGGAGTTAGAAGAGAAATTATACCAATGGTATTTAGAAGaaagaagtttgtatgcaatgACGGGATCGCTGATAATATTGAAGGCGCGGACACTTCATAAGGAGATGACTGGAAGGGATGACTTTATGGCCAGTACGGGGTGGCTGGATCGGTTTAAGAAGAGGAGGGGGATAGTGCTGGGGGGGATTCAAG GTGGCGCCAGCTCCTCAAGACCGGAGACTCCACCGCCAGTACGAGAACCTTTACCAGAACCAGTACCAGGACCAGCTGCAGATGATGTCAATCTTGACAAGACTAAAGGG GAACAACTTGTGATCAGGGTAACGGACAATATGAACTCTAAAAGGAACGTTTTCAACACATTCACAATCAATGATGGCCATTTTGAAAACATCATTGTCAAG gAGGAAAGGTTGGAAGGTGGATACCAGCCTGAAGAACAGGAGATGGAACCAACAGAAGCCGAGGTGGACGAGCCCCATGACCAGGAAGAGATGTTCCCGCAGCCTGAAGCCATCTTGGGGGGCATGGATGAGGTGATGGAGGAGAAGAATTCCGTTATCAGG gATCTCAATGACACACTGCGCAAGTTCCTAGCCGAATACAAAACACGTAACGCTTTAATGCGCGAGCGCATTGATCTAGAGCGAGCGCGTCTACAGTTTGACATGGAAGTATACAGGAGCCGACAAATGGAAAAACGTGTTATAGCAGTGAATACTGCTAATGCTGCTAATGTCATGAATACTGCGAGTGCCGCTAACGTTATTAATGCAAATGCAGCAAATGTCATGAATGCTGCAAGTACTGCAAATATCATGAAAGCTAATACAGCTGTAACTACCAATGCTAAAAATGTTGGAAACGTTAGCAATGTTAACACTATAACTGTTGGTAATGCTGGCAATGTGAAAAATGCTAATGTTGTAACAGTGAACGCGGCAAATGCTGGAAATACTGCAAAGGCAACTAAATCTCATAAAGTTGTAAGTGCTGGAAATACTTCTAATGTCATCACAGTTACCGCTACAAGTTCTAACGCAGCCAATACTAGTAAAGCTAATCCAATGATCACAGTAAACCCTACAAATACTGCCAACACTGGAAACGCTAATAATAATCGCCCTTCTAATCCTGTCATGACTCTGAATCCATTTAAAGCTGGAAAGTCTGGAAACGCCGGAATCTCTGTTGAAATTAAGAATACTAGCATTGAAAACGCTTCTAATGTTGTTGCGAATTCTCCAAATGCTTCACACGTGAAAAATCTCGTAAATGCTAATATAGAAAGTGCTGCTAAAATTGTTGATGATGTTAATACCAAAACAGAAGATGCTATGGATGAGACTTAG